The Oscillospiraceae bacterium nucleotide sequence GCTTATCTTCCGCACCGTCTACAATCTCTCCGGCTGCAGGAAGCCCATGAAGCGGCTCTGGATTTCCTCTATGGAGGATGCCGCTATTCTCGACGGCTTTGCCAATCTCAAGGATGGCAAGGATTACGACCTTCTCTATGAATCCGCGCTCTGCCGCAGCAAAGCGGACTGGCTGGTGGGCATCAATGCCACACGGCTTTTCTCTGTGCTGTATCATAGGACGCTGAATGTGGGGCGTGTGGTTTCCCCCACGCTGGCGCTCATCGTCCAGCGCGAGGCGGAGATTGACGCTTTCAAGCCGGAATCGTTCTACACTGTAGAGATGGACAGTGGGGATTTCAAAGCCGTATCGGAGAAATACAAGAGCAAGTCCGAAGCCGAAGCCGTTATCTCTGCCTGTAAAGGGCAGACGGCTACGGTAAAGACGATGGAGCGCGTTGAAAAAGCGGAAAAGGCCCCGGCGCTCTATGATCTGACCACCCTCCAGCGAGACGCCAACCGCATTCTCGGTTATACCGCCCAACAGACCTTGGATTACCTCCAGAGCCTCTATGAAAAGAAAATGACTACCTACCCCCGCACCGACAGCCGCTATCTGACCGATGATATGGAAGATTCCGTCAAGGCAATCGTGCTGCGTGCTGCCGGTATGCTGGATGTAGATGCTCCCACCGTTGCAAGCCCCGGTCAGGTCTGTGACAGCAAGAAGGTCTCTGACCACCACGCTGTCATTCCTACCATACTTGCCAGTGAAGCTGACCTTTCCGGTCTTCCTGCCGGCGAGCGTGAGGTGCTGATGCTGGTCTGCCGTCAGGTTCTGATGGCCGTCAGCGAATCCTATCGGTATGAGCAGACAACCGCCGTTATGGAATGCGGCGGTTATTCTTTTACCGCCAAAGGTAAAACGGTCACAAATATGGGCTGGAAAGCTTATCTCACTCAGGAGCAGAAGGACAAATCCCTGCCGGAGCTCGCGGAGGGTAATGCGTATACGCCCAATGATATTTCCGTAAAGGAGGGCAAGAC carries:
- a CDS encoding DNA topoisomerase 3, whose product is MKLVIAEKPSVSKSIAAVLGVKKREDGYLEGNGYIVSWCFGHLAELADAETYDEKYAKWRYDDLPVMPNPWQYTVSRDKKKQLDLLCSLMKRNDVTEVINACDAGREGELIFRTVYNLSGCRKPMKRLWISSMEDAAILDGFANLKDGKDYDLLYESALCRSKADWLVGINATRLFSVLYHRTLNVGRVVSPTLALIVQREAEIDAFKPESFYTVEMDSGDFKAVSEKYKSKSEAEAVISACKGQTATVKTMERVEKAEKAPALYDLTTLQRDANRILGYTAQQTLDYLQSLYEKKMTTYPRTDSRYLTDDMEDSVKAIVLRAAGMLDVDAPTVASPGQVCDSKKVSDHHAVIPTILASEADLSGLPAGEREVLMLVCRQVLMAVSESYRYEQTTAVMECGGYSFTAKGKTVTNMGWKAYLTQEQKDKSLPELAEGNAYTPNDISVKEGKTTPPKHFTEDTLLSSMETASKEDMPDDAERKGLGTPATRAAILEKLVSAGFVERRKSKKAVNLIPVQAGISLITVLPEQLQSPLLTAEWEQRLKQVEHGELSADTFLSEISDMVSELVNGYEVIRGAETLFPSGRPVVGKCPRCGCNVTESKKGYFCESTACRFCLWRDNKFLTAKKINLTKKMATSLLKDGRTYASGIYSEKTGKNYDAFIVLEDDGTRSTYKLDFTKEDR